In the Drosophila gunungcola strain Sukarami unplaced genomic scaffold, Dgunungcola_SK_2 000001F, whole genome shotgun sequence genome, one interval contains:
- the LOC128263245 gene encoding zinc finger protein 497 isoform X5 — MQHVSAASSVPSVVAPVVTTGGTTITLGGPPHLPKSEHKEDGKPPHGIEMYKVNIEDISQLFTYHEVFGKIHGDVVNHQLAAAHGGQLPPPPPLPPQVHSHAASAAAAAAAASTNNAAVAAVMASANAAAAVAAAASAAGGGGGLPPATSGNGGQQVTVTTTSSSTSSGGSTTSGGTTTTAGELLLPKMEGGIHGVDGSGNGGGGQNVALAPDGTPIATGTHVCDICGKMFQFRYQLIVHRRYHSERKPFMCQVCGQGFTTSQDLTRHGKIHIGGPMFTCIVCFNVFANNTSLERHMKRHSTDKPFACTICQKTFARKEHLDNHFRSHTGETPFRCQYCAKTFTRKEHMVNHVRKHTGETPHRCDICKKSFTRKEHYVNHYMWHTGQTPHQCDVCGKKYTRKEHLANHMRSHTNETPFRCEICGKSFSRKEHFTNHILWHTAGETPHRCDFCSKTFTRKEHLLNHVRQHTGESPHRCSYCMKTFTRKEHLVNHIRQHTGETPFKCTYCTKAFTRKDHMVNHVRQHTGESPHKCTYCTKTFTRKEHLTNHVRQHTGDSPHRCSYCKKTFTRKEHLTNHVRLHTGDSPHKCEYCQKTFTRKEHLNNHMRQHSSDNPHCCNVCNKPFTRKEHLINHMSRCHTGDRPFTCETCGKSFPLKGNLLFHQRSHTKGQEMERPFACEKCPKNFICKVPHHSATTTMHTIQQITAGAAGGAGAVQLTPGLVPLVTSTLISHNAAAQQQSQKQQAAAAAAAQQQAAAAAAAQQQAAQQQAAAAHQQHQQQVAAQHQQQAAVAAHQQQQQQLQQQQQLLQLSIQQAAHHHQQEQHRQQQQQQQQQQQQQHQQQQQHHQQQQQQGHPQAPPPQQQQQPPPIALISDPSALARAAIQLQHLPANVEQHPVVY, encoded by the exons ATGCAGCACGTGAGCGCTGCTAGCTCGGTGCCATCGGTAGTAGCCCCTGTAGTGACCACTGGTGGGACGACAATCACCTTGGGCGGTCCACCGCATCTCCCCAAATCGGAGCACAAAGAGGATGGCAAGCCGCCGCACGGCATTGAAATGTACAAGGTGAACATCGAGGACATTTCGCAGCTCTTCACCTACCACGAGGTCTTTGGCAAGATCCACGGCGATGTGGTCAACCATCAGTTGGCGGCGGCCCACGGCGGACAGttgccaccaccgccgccgctgccgccgcagGTGCACAGTCATGCGGCGAGTGCGGcggcagccgcagcagcagcgtcCACAAACAACGCCGCCGTGGCAGCGGTAATGGCCTCGGCGAATGCGGCAGCGGCCGTCGCGGCAGCCGCCTCGGCGGCGGGCGGGGGAGGAGGACTACCGCCGGCCACCAGCGGCAATGGGGGCCAGCAGGTGACGGTGACGACGACCAGCAGCTCGACGAGCAGCGGCGGGAGCACCACCAGTGGGGGCACCACGACCACGGCGGGTGAGTTGCTTTTGCCTAAAATGGAGGGCGGCATTCATGGCGTGGACGGCAGCGGCAATGGCGGCGGCGGGCAGAACGTGGCGCTGGCGCCGGACGGGACGCCCATTGCGACGGGGACGCACGTCTGCGACATCTGCGGCAAGATGTTCCAGTTCCGGTACCAGCTGATCGTGCACCGGCGCTACCACAGCGAACGGAAGCCGTTCATGTGCCAGGTGTGCGGCCAGGGGTTCACCACGTCGCAGGATCTGACGCGCCACGGCAAGATCCACATTGGCGGGCCCATGTTCACCTGCATCGTGTGCTTCAATGTGTTCGCGAACAATACGAGCCTGGAGCGGCACATGAAACGGCACTCGACGGACAAACCGTTCGCCTGCACCATTTGCCAAAAGACCTTTGCCCGCAAAGAGCACCTGGACAATCACTTCCGCTCGCACACGGGCGAAACGCCCTTCCGTTGCCAGTACTGCGCCAAGACGTTCACGCGCAAGGAGCACATGGTCAACCATGTGCGCAAACACACGGGTGAGACGCCACATCGTTGCGATATTTGTAAGAAGTCCTTTACGCGCAAGGAACACTATGTTAACCACTACATGTGGCACACTG GTCAAACGCCACACCAGTGCGATGTCTGCGGCAAGAAATACACGCGCAAGGAGCACCTAGCCAACCATATGCGCTCCCACACCAACGAGACGCCGTTCCGTTGCGAGATCTGCGGCAAGAGCTTTAGCCGCAAGGAGCACTTCACCAATCACATACTCTGGCATACAG CAGGCGAGACGCCGCACCGGTGCGACTTTTGCTCCAAGACGTTTACGCGCAAGGAGCATTTGCTAAACCACGTGCGCCAGCACACGGGAGAGTCGCCGCACCGCTGCTCCTACTGCATGAAGACGTTCACGCGCAAGGAGCACCTGGTCAACCACATACGCCAGCACACGGGTGAGACACCGTTCAAGTGCACGTACTGCACGAAAGCGTTCACGCGCAAAGATCACATGGTTAATCATGTACGGCAACATACAGGCGAGTCGCCGCACAAGTGCACGTACTGCACTAAGACGTTCACGCGCAAGGAGCACCTGACGAACCATGTGCGCCAGCACACGGGCGACTCCCCGCACCGCTGCTCCTATTGCAAGAAGACGTTCACGCGGAAGGAGCACCTGACGAACCATGTGCGCCTGCACACGGGCGACTCGCCGCACAAGTGCGAGTACTGCCAGAAGACGTTCACGCGGAAGGAGCACCTCAACAACCATATGCGCCAGCATTCGAGCGACAATCCGCACTGCTGCAACGTCTGCAACAAGCCATTCACGCGCAAGGAGCACCTGATCAATCACATGTCGCGGTGCCACACCGGCGACCGGCCCTTCACCTGCGAGACGTGCGGCAAGTCGTTCCCGCTCAAGGGCAACCTGCTCTTCCACCAGCGCAGCCACACCAAGGGCCAGGAGATGGAGCGGCCCTTCGCCTGCGAGAAGTGCCCCAAGAACTTCATCTGCAAAG TTCCCCACCACTCGGCGACCACCACGATGCACACCATCCAGCAGATCACGGCGGGCGCGGCGGGTGGAGCCGGTGCAGTGCAGCTAACACCGGGCCTGGTGCCCCTGGTGACCTCCACGCTCATCTCGCACAACGCGGCCGCGCAGCAGCAGTCGCAGAAGCAGCAGGCAGCGGCCGCAGCAGCTGCCCAGCAGCAGGCCGCCGCAGCGGCTGCCGCGCAGCAGCAAGCAGCCCAGCAACAGGCGGCCGCcgcccaccagcaacaccagcagcaggtGGCCGcccagcatcagcagcaggcgGCAGTGGCcgcccaccagcagcagcaacagcagttgcagcagcagcagcaattgctGCAGTTGTCCATCCAGCAGGCGGCGCACCATcatcagcaggagcagcatcgccagcaacagcagcagcagcaacagcagcagcagcaacaacaccagcagcagcagcagcaccaccagcagcagcaacaacagggCCATCCCCAGGCaccgccgccgcagcagcaacaacagccgcCGCCCATCGCCCTGATCAGCGATCCCAGTGCTCTGGCACGCGCCGCCATTCAGCTGCAGCATCTGCCAGCGAACGTGGAACAGCACCCGGTTGTTTACTAA